CATCCAGTGCACGAACGAGACCCTCGATCTCGCCGGGCCCGACAACTTCGAGTGGCGAGAGATCGACAAGGTTCGCGTCATGGGCAAGTCAGAGGCCGTCTCGACAGTCGAAATCATGGCCACAGCAGGGCAGCTGACGCCCCCACTGGTTGAAATGCGGGCTATCTACCGCGCGGGCATGGCGCTGTACGGAGAGCAGGTGTGGGATGAGGCCATGGAGAAGTTTCTTGCCAGTGAACCGCTGGAGGAGACCTTCACGAAGCGCCCCACCACCCCCAGCCAGGTTTACGCCCTGCGCTGCGACCATTTCAAGGCCCACCCCCCCGGCGATGACTGGGACGGCAGCTGGACCCTCACCTCCAAGTGAGCGTTAGCGGCTAGCTACCCGCTTTCAAGGGCGGCCGATTTTTCGGATGCTCTCAGCGGCGGCAGAGCGGTCAATATCAGTCCTGTCGCCAGCAGTTTGGACAGGGCTCTGCAGAGGCGGGCCCTAGGTAGTGGGGACCTCATGTGCCTGGCGCTCGTGGCGACCTCCAGCGGATAGAATTGAGGGTGAAGCAGCAAACCCGACCGGGGCACCTCCGGTCAGATCTGCTCCTTGAGTTTCTCCGCATTTTCCTTCTCGTCCTTGGCCCTCACGATGGTTTTCTGGATGCGCCTTGACTTTGGATTCAGGCTCAGGGCGGTCTTGAGGTGTTTCAGCGCCGAGTCAAATTCCTGCGTATAAATCTCTGCCAGACCCAAATTGTAGTAGACCTTGGACTGAACCTCACTGTCCAGTCCCAGCTTGCCCACGGCGTCCCTGAGCAAGGTTATGCCGTCCTCCCATTCACCGATACGGAAAAATGCGATGGCCTGGTCTGTTTCCGGCAGCAGATCATCCGTGAGAAACGCCGCCCGAACCTGAACCTCGTAGGGGGCCACCATCCGCATGAACTGCCCGGAGATATTCTTGATGCAGCTGCGGAACAGCGCGTCGCGGTCTATCCTGCCCGGGTCCTTGAGGTCGGCGGTTTTGCGGGCTGATCTGTTGGCGGTGAGGGTCCTGGCAGCCAGCACTTTAGCTGTTTGGATATCTATAATCTGCAAGTTTGCCGTCACGCGGTAGGTCCCTATTCTCGTATGCGTCTGATGGACTTTGCCTTTTTTATCTTTGTACGATGCCCCAGTGCTCAAGTCTTCCTCGTATTGGTCGGTCTGAATGCGTCCGAATATCAGTGCCGCTGTTCCGATGAGCTTGCCGAGTTCCGGCGCTGTCGATTCATCAATGATTCCGGTTTCACTCAGGTCATGCTCAGTCATGATCCGTGCGAGATTCTTGCGGTTGAGGACCTCAAATTGATTCGAAGCAACCAGGGCAGAGGTGAGTTCATCCGACAGATCCTTGGCGTGCTTCCCCTTGCGTTCATCCTGGCCAATGATATCTCCGATGGCGATCTTGCGATAATCCTTCAGATTGATTTCGGCTGGCCTGGTAACTGTGATGGCGACGGACGCGGTGCCACAGCCTGCCGCAAGTAATGTCACCAGGAACAGGGCAGCCGCCGTGTGTTTGGCTCGTTGCTGAATGACTTGGGCAAGTAGGCCGTGTCCCATATTATCCCCTTCGCCTGTGGCGCCATGACTCCATTGCCATGTTGTTCTTAATTTAACCCCGTAGCGCGCCCCATTTGGCAGCCGTCAGCATTGACTGGCCGAGGAGCGCCCACCTCGGTCAGGGATTTCGTTAACCGCACCGGCGAGCCGGCAGGATGCGCCCTGATTGTGCTTTGTTCAGCCACATTTCCCGTCATCCAGGCACACTCTACACCAGGTTCAATTATTTGGTAATCAATGATTTAATCTACTGGAGGTATGCCAGGACGGCAGAACTGGACATTATGGCACGGATGTTGCCAATTATACGCTAGCGAATGATGCGTTGTGCAGCTATGAATGAATGCCACGATCATATGAACCCCGCGGGAAGCCTGGGAGCAGCACGGGCCGTGCCGGTGCCAACATCGTTGCTATGCAATGCTGGCCGACACCTGAACAGTGCCCTCCTGAGCCTGCTGGGGTGCCTTACCAGTGCGCCTTCAATGCTCCCAACACCTGTCTGCTAAGCCAACCAACACCACCATACGAGCCATGCGATTCATTCTCATACTTCTGAGTGTACCCGTCATATTGGGTAGCGGTGTCCGGACCCACACCCCGATCGGGATTCACTATCCCGACTATCGACTGCTGGCAAGGCTGGTGCTCCAAGGCCTGGATATGTGGTCGCCGGACGTGGAAGAGCTGGTGCTCAGGACCGGCGCGGTGGAAAGCCTGTACCAATTTCGGCAGGGCATCAGCAATGGACCCGAACTGGGCTACTGGCAGATTCACCCGCGTACGGCAAAGGATATCCTGTTCCGTTACCTGCAGCGTTCGCGCAAGGAGGAATGGCGCCGTCGGCTCGAGCGGGTGCTGGGGTATAAGCTGACCTGGCTGCTGGAGGAGCCGGGGCGTTTTGATGAGGAGCTCCGCAACAACGATATCCTGGGGATCGCTCTCTGCAGGCTGTGGTATATGATGGCGCCCTATCCCATACCGCAGGCGCGCAACCTCCCTGCGCAGGCCTGGCTGTGGAAAAAGTGGTTCAATACCGGGCGTGGTACGGGCACCACCAGCCGATTTATCCGCGTGGCACGACAGGTCAACGTGTGAGGGCCATGGCCCCCTGATGTGCCGGTCAACAGCTGTCGACACGCCCCCCATCGTCAACCCCTGAACGCGCCCTCCACTCCAATTTCAGGGGTAAGGGCCAAAACACAACGCCCCGCGGAGTCGCAGGGCCATCATGCTGTCGCCTTTTGAGATGTGTGCGAGCTGCTACGGCCAGCGGGCCTCGTTGCAGCTAACATGGTCGTTGTTGTCCGACTCGTCGTCGGGGATGGGGAGATAGTAGG
This DNA window, taken from Candidatus Neomarinimicrobiota bacterium, encodes the following:
- a CDS encoding tetratricopeptide repeat protein, with the protein product MGHGLLAQVIQQRAKHTAAALFLVTLLAAGCGTASVAITVTRPAEINLKDYRKIAIGDIIGQDERKGKHAKDLSDELTSALVASNQFEVLNRKNLARIMTEHDLSETGIIDESTAPELGKLIGTAALIFGRIQTDQYEEDLSTGASYKDKKGKVHQTHTRIGTYRVTANLQIIDIQTAKVLAARTLTANRSARKTADLKDPGRIDRDALFRSCIKNISGQFMRMVAPYEVQVRAAFLTDDLLPETDQAIAFFRIGEWEDGITLLRDAVGKLGLDSEVQSKVYYNLGLAEIYTQEFDSALKHLKTALSLNPKSRRIQKTIVRAKDEKENAEKLKEQI